The Arachis duranensis cultivar V14167 chromosome 2, aradu.V14167.gnm2.J7QH, whole genome shotgun sequence genome has a window encoding:
- the LOC110278045 gene encoding uncharacterized protein LOC110278045, whose product MTVTEYAKEFTRLSKSAPYLVNSEEMKVRRFVRGLAEPMFTTLMPEVGRMSFKDVLNSAYGIEVGIAERNAFKDVGKKPKMKGQFSGGSSLGGFQSHHGQTNQQGYSGPFVKSTSQSSAQGSNQTRPAQPYCHQCGSYHSGICFKTTGACFGCGQYGHLRRDCPNARGGFAPGIARPTTPMPSSSAMSLGNSSGPSGRGAGGRGQTYHRGGSQRGRGQARVYALTRQDAQASHAVVAGSHYSYVSPYLASRFDKQPKLLSHPFHVGTPLGVSTMVRVVFRSCVVRINTVETLADLILLEPMEDIDVILGMDWLAACHADVGCYSKTVKFDIPGISPFVFKGDDCPTLASIISSMSAMQLMDKGNQGFLAVVRDVDAEVPSLDQVPIVREFPDVFPDELPGMPPNREIEFSIELAPGVQPVSIPPYRMAPTELRELKVQLEDMLEKGFIRPSTSPWGAPVLFVKKKDGTMRVLFVKKKDGTMRLCVDYRQLNKITVRNKYPLPRIDDLFDQLQGATCFSKIDLRSGYHQLKIKEEDILKTAFRTRYGHYEFLVMSFGLTNAPAAFMDLMNRVFKPFLDRFVIVFIDDILVYSKSATEHEYHLRIVLQTLKDHKLYAKFSKCEFWLDQVTFLGHVVSKDGIMVDPKKVEAVQKWPRPTTVTEIRSFLGLAGYYRRFIKDFSRISAPLTKLTQKNVKFQWSEACEESFQTLKACLTSAPVLVLPSGSGGFSVFCDASRIGLGCVLMQHGRVIAYASRQLKKHEQNYPTHDLEMAAVVFALKIWRHYLYGETSQSRQKAYVDNRRRNLEFSVGDQVFLRVSPMKGVMRFGKRGKLSPRYIGPFEILDRIGAVAYRLALPPELSMIHPVFHVSMLRKYLPDPSHVLAPQAIELQEDLSFEEEPVAIVDRQVKKLRSKEIASVKVVWKNHSVEEATWEMEDTMRDKYPYLFESEGNNYIYRSI is encoded by the exons ATGACAGTGACTGAGTATGCTAAGGAGTTTACTAGACTTTCTAAGAGTGCTCCGTACTTGGTGAATTCAGAAGAGATGAAAGTTCGTCGTTTCGTTCGTGGATTGGCAGAACCTATGTTCACTACTCTTATGCCTGAAGTCGGACGCATGTCTTTTAAGGATGTCCTAAACTCTGCCTATGGAATTGAAGTTGGGATAGCGGAGAGAAATGCTTTTAAGGATGTTGGAAAGAAGCCCAAGATGAAGGGACAATTTTCTGGTGGATCTAGTTTAGGAGGATTTCAGTCTCATCATGGTCAAACTAATCAGCAAGGTTATTCGGG ACCTTTTGTTAAGAGCACCTCTCAATCTAGTGCACAGGGTTCAAATCAGACAAGACCAGCTCAGCCTTACTGCCATCAGTGTGGGAGTTACCATTCTGGTATATGTTTCAAGACTACTGGAGCATGTTTTGGTTGTGGTCAATATGGTCATCTTAGGAGAGATTGTCCAAATGCTAGAGGAGGCTTTGCTCCAGGCATTGCACGTCCTACAACACCAATGCCATCATCTTCAGCTATGTCTCTTGGAAATTCTTCTGGTCCTAGTGGCAGAGGAGCAGGTGGCAGGGGTCAGACTTATCACAGAGGAGGGAGCCAAAGAGGAAGAGGTCAGGCACGTGTGTATGCCTTAACACGTCAAGATGCTCAAGCTTCTCATGCTGTGGTGGCAG GTTCTCATTATTCATATGTATCTCCATATCTTGCATCTCGTTTTGATAAACAACCTAAATTGTTATCCCACCCATTTCATGTTGGCACTCCGCTTGGAGTCTCCACGATGGTTCGAGTCGTATTTCGGTCTTGTGTTGTTAGAATTAATACCGTTGAAACCTTAGCTGATTTGATCCTTTTAGAACCAATGGAAGATATTGATGTCATCTTAGGCATGGATTGGTTAGCAGCTTGTCATGCTGATGTGGGCTGTTACTCCAAAACTGTAAAGTTTGACATACCGGGTATCTCACCTTTTGTTTTTAAGGGTGATGACTGTCCCACTTTAGCCAGCATCATCTCATCTATGAGTGCTATGCAATTGATGGATAAGGGAAACCAAGGATTTTTGGCAGTTGTTAGAGATGTTGATGCCGAAGTGCCTAGTCTTGATCAGGTTCCTATAGTTAGAGAATTTCCTGATGTGTTCCCTGATGAGCTACCAGGGATGCCACCTAATCGCGAAATTGAGTTTTCTATAGAATTAGCTCCGGGAGTCCAACCTGTGTCCATTCCTCCCTATCGTATGGCTCCAACTGAGTTACGAGAATTAAAAGTTCAATTGGAAGATATGCTAGAGAAAGGATTCATTCGTCCTAGCACTTCTCCGTGGGGAGCTCCTGTTCTATtcgtaaagaagaaggatgggacgATGCGGGTTCTATtcgtaaagaagaaggatggaacGATGCGACTATGTGTAGATTATCGTCAGCTCAATAAGATAACTGTTCGCAACAAGTATCCATTGCCAAGGATTGATGATTTGTTTGATCAACTTCAAGGAGCTACCTGTTTCTCAAAAATCGACTTGCGTTCAGGGTACCATCAATTGAAGATAAAAGAGGAAGACATTCTAAAAACTGCTTTTCGTACTCGCTATGGGCACTATGAGTTCTTAGTAATGTCCTTTGGCCTGACGAATGCGCCTGCAGCTTTCATGGACTTAATGAATCGAGTCTTCAAACCTTTCTTGGACCGCTTTGTTATCGTCTTCATTGATGATATCTTGGTGTATTCGAAAAGTGCTACGGAGCATGAGTATCATTTGAGGATTGTGTTACAAACCTTAAAGGATCACAAGCTTTATGCTAAGTTTTCTAAATGTGAGTTTTGGCTTGATCAAGTGACATTCTTGGGGCATGTGGTATCAAAAGATGGAATCATGGTGGATCCAAAGAAGGTTGAAGCCGTTCAAAAGTGGCCAAGGCCTACTACAGTGACAGAAATTCGTAGCTTTCTAGGGTTGGCCGGCTACTATCGGCGATTCATCAAGGACTTTTCGAGAATTTCGGCACCATTAACCAAGTTAACTCAGAAGAATGTGAAGTTTCAATGGTCAGAAGCTTGTGAGGAAAGTTTTCAGACACTTAAGGCTTGTCTAACCTCAGCACCAgttcttgttttaccttctgGGTCTGGGGGATTCTCAGTCTTTTGCGATGCATCTCGGATAGGACTTGGTTGTGTATTAATGCAGCATGGCCGCGTTATTGCCTATGCCTCGCGACAACTCAAGAAGCATGAGCAGAATTATCCAACTCATGACCTGGAGATGGCAGCGGTCGTCTTTGCTTTAAAGATTTGGAGACATTACCTTTATGGTGAGACCT CTCAGAGTAGGCAGAAGGCTTATGTTGATAACAGAAGGCGTAACTTAGAGTTTTCAGTGGGTGATCAGGTATTTCTGAGAGTGTCGCCTATGAAGGGAGTGATGAGGTTTGGGAAAAGAGGCAAGCTTagtcctcgatacattggtccatttgaGATACTGGACAGAATAGGTGCAGTTGCTTACCGCTTGGCATTGCCGCCTGAGTTGTCTATGATTCATCCGGTCTTTCATGTATCAATGTTGCGCAAATACCTTCCCGACCCATCTCATGTGCTTGCACCACAAGCCATAGAGCTACAGGAGGATTTATCATTTGAAGAGGAACCAGTGGCTATAGTTGATCGCCAAGTAAAGAAACTACGTTCTAAAGAGATAGCATCTGTGAAAGTTGTTTGGAAGAATCATTCGGTAGAAGAAGCAACTTGGGAAATGGAGGATACCATGCGCGACAAATATCCATATTTATTTGAGTCTGAAGGTAATAATTACATCTATCGTAGTATATAA